Genomic DNA from Setaria italica strain Yugu1 chromosome V, Setaria_italica_v2.0, whole genome shotgun sequence:
ATTCACCGGGGCATGAGTCATGACATGATGCCTCTGCTCCGGCCGGCGGCTGTAATCTTTTGACCCAGGGAATTTAGACTAAGCAGTAGGCACCAAACATAAGACTCCAAACCATTGTTACACTCACACCAAGTATGATAATTTCTCCATCTCATAATATTATAACATTGGGTAGTTCAGTTTCGAACTTTGAAATACTTTGAAATCCTCAATTTTATTGCTATATGTAGACAGTACTTTGAAATCCTCAGTTGTATTCTCCTCTTGGGATGGAGCCCACACCTTTTGGACCCACATGAATCGGCCTCCGTTTATGTCAGAATCACTCAAAACAATATCAATCCAAAAGATTTCGACCAATATATCTCAGTAGAGCTATCCAGCGATCGGTCAGTCACACGGCTTAAGCTTCTCCATTCATTTCTTATCGGAAGGTACTCCATGTGTTTTCTGGTTGATGGTGACCATAAAGGTATGCACTAGTGCTCATCTGGGTGTCAAATAATAGTTTGTGACTGAAATCTGTCTAGTTTGTGGGGATGCCATGCGGCGCCGCGGCCTGAGGCCCTGGCGGGGGCCGCCAAGCCGcccaaccgccggccgccacaCGGCACGGGCCCGGAAGCcggggaaaaaaaacagagggtAGATGACAGCCGAAGAAACCAAATCNNNNNNNNNNNNNNNNNNNNNNNNNNNNNNNNNNNNNNNNNNNNNNNNNNNNNNNNNNNNNNNNNNNNNNNNNNNNNNNNNNNNNNNNNNNNNNNNNNNNCCGGCACTTCCTGCTCTCCGTGCCCGACGACTTCCCGGACCCCGCGCGGAACCTCCCCTACGGCCAGACCTTCTTCGGCCGCCCCTCCGGCCGCTACTCCGACGGCCGCAACCTGCTCGACTTCTTCGGtaacctccgcctcctcccacccCGCTCCGTCGCGTTGCGTTTCGTGTTTGTTATTATCCGTGCCCGCTGCTCCTCGCCCTCGTCCTGATTAATGGGGATGGAATCTCCGGGCTCTCTCCGTTCGAATTCAAACGTAGATTTCGCCCCTGCGGCAATAGTAAGATTTATTAGGAGGAGCGGGCGGTGTATTTCTCGTGTCTAACTCTGCCGAACTAGATTGATTAGCGTCCTTTCTTGCCGCGTACTCGTCCACGGTATGATGGCAGGGGATGGGGGTTCGCTACGCGCTTGATTTTTCTTCACGCGACGGGATTGTCCATCGATTCTTTTTAGGAGCCGCCACGAGTGCCGTGGTGGCGAGGGAAATATATTATTTCCACTTCTGCTAGTTTTTTGCCCCTCTGTCTCCAGCAACAACATGTTGCTGCTACAGGTTGGGAGTTTGTCAACTGGGGCTTTACGCAAAACCGTCTTCTAGTTGTAGCTGGAAACAGTGGCGGAGCCAGAAAAAAAGTATAGGTGGGGCGGCTTCTAGTGAGAAACTAAATCAGATAGCATATGCACCAATTCACACAGCACTTATGCAATTGCTGgtaatatagaaaaaaatagatgAGTAACACAAGTGAAATTTTAATATGTTACCTCAAATTTGAAGGAAAAATTTGTAGTAATTGCACCATACATTACAAcatacaaaaaaaattgaaacctGTAGATCGTGTAGAGATCAATTGACAAGTGATAATAAAAGGATGATATGCATTCTCAAAATAAAAAGGATGATATGCCTCGAATATCATGCATTCCTGCTACACGGCGTGCAAAATATCAGCTAGCCCCCGGCCGGTGCAGAATGCAGATACAGGTAGATAGAGAGGCTtcaaaaagcaatgcttcggtGCTTGTGTTTCCCTTAGAACAACATCAGGCACGGCTGGAGGGTCGTCTTCTTCTCACGCAAGCAGCTTGCTCTTTCTCGTCTGCAAGCCATGGTGCCCGAGATGCCCGGCTCGTGGCCAATGGAGAAAGGAGGGTTGTGAGACGTGAACGACGgtagctggggcggccgccccaCCCCGCCGATAGGGTGGCTCCGCCCCTGGCTGGAAATATCCATATGGGTCAAGGAGGTGTTCTATAAGCACATGCAAGAACATGCTCGGTTTCAGAATTCTTGAATTATAAGCAGCTACGACCATGCATCTGCCTTTTTTAATGTGATATATATGTCGAAATTGGGAAATTTGAAATGGTGGGAGGAAACATTCAAGTGCAAATACCCAGCTTATATCAGCACAAGTTGGTTGCCTTCCCAAGTTCTCCCCAACCACTAGACATTGGTGGCATCATGTCGTTGAACTAGCACACAATTGGTAGCCCCAACTACCAGTTAAATTGGTGGCATTCAAACCATCACTTGGTCAACACTTGTATATCAGCCTTTCGATGCCCACTTCTCTTGTCTTGCGCTTCTTCATGATTCTGCATCTGATCACTTGTCGTGTCCCAACTGGTTTCTTGACATGTTTGTTggtttttttttatatgcagCGGAAGCGTTTGGGCTTCCATTTGTGCCGCCGTACCTTGGCGGCGGGGACTTCCAATATGGCGCAAACTTTGCGGTCGGGGGGGCTACTGCCCTCAATGGTTCGTTCTTCCGGGAACGTGGTGTGGAGCCTACGTGGACGCCACACTCCCTTTATGAGCAGATACAGTGGTTCAAGAAGCTTCTCCCATCAATTGCACCGTCAGAGACAGGTATGCACTTCTCTTAGTTATGTTTTGAAAGTTGTTTGGACACAATTTTGCTTCGTTATAAGGTGTTTAATGAAACTCTGTGGTCTGGAACCATAAACCTGTTAAGTATCAACAGCTTTAACAATAGATGTCAGTGAAACGTGTGATTGGTGACTTCACAACATGCTAATGAAGACAATTAAATAGTGGCAGGCATGCTGAAAGATGTAGTGGCTGAGTTGTCCAGCTGAGTGTTCGCTGAGAGCTACTTTTTTTTCAACTTGAGCAAGCACTCTGTTTTCCTTGAGTTGCAGTTGATACAGATTGTGGTTGACTTGTGGTACAAAATGCTCACCTGATAAATTACATGTGAAATTCACTGTGCTAAGCCTTATACACTGTGAAACTTGTGTGCTTTAAATGTGACTAGGTGGCGAAGCTTGCTATGGAGTTACAGGCACATAGGTGGAAATATATTTGTTTTGACCACCAAGATAGAAACTTTTATTGATTTCGGAGAAAGCAGAAAATATACTGAGTTTGAAATGAATGTCGTCTCATTTGGCTGTTTTAGCTAATACTTTTAGCCGTGTTAATTATTGATATAGCTAAGATGCCCTCATGAGAACCACTGTCGTGTTCCATGTATGTTGTTACTGAATTAGTGTCATTAAAGTGTACCATTCACATGATGCACAATCTGGAGCGTACAGCCACTGAATTTTGTAATTGTGCAGAACGCAGTGATATAATGTCCAATTCACTTTTCTTTGTCGGAGAGGTCGGTGGAAATGATTACAACCATCTAATTGTGAGGGATAAGTCTCTTGATGAGCTACATGAGCTTGTTCCTAATGTTGTTGGTGCCATAAGCTCGGCCATCACGGTATGTACGCGTCTCCCTTTTCAATCAGGTAATTTTTAGAGCCTGTATGTGTTTACATTGATAATTTGCATGATTTTCAGGATCTTACAAGTCTTGGAGCAAACAAATTAGTTGTTCCAGGGAACTTTCCCATAGGGTGTGTCCCATTATATCTTTCAATCTTTCCAAGCCAAAAGGAGGATTACTATGATGAACAAACAGGCTGCATTAAGTGGCTCAATGAATTTGCCGAGTACCATAATAGTATGCTTCAGGAGGAATTGGAAAGGCTCAGGAATCTTTACCCTGATGTGACCATCATTTATGCTGACTATTATGGTGCTTCATTGAACATATTCCGGGCCCCACTCCAGTTTGGTGAGTACCACTAAAACACAAACTAAAACATAGAATATAAATTGTGTTGAATTTGTGCTCTAAGGGATAACTGCTCCTGTTATATCAGCTGGGACATCAGACATAGCAGCCATTCAAGATCCTATTCCCATCAGGCATACAGATGTCCTAATGAGTTCTATACATCGTTTTTCTTGATGATTTTTATTGCATTCAAGATTGTTTAGGGTCTTTGAGAGTTTGTTGTAAGTCTGGTTGATTTACATTAGCCTTAGTTTTAAGTTTTAACCTTCAAGTTGAAATATGAACTGTGTTATATTTAGTTCATGAATGAAATTCAATTAAGGAAGAACTGATTGTTAATTGGTTATACATATGATAGTTTATCACCCAAGTCGTATTACAGAACATTTGAACCTACTTTGTTTGATATTTGTAGGCGTATTAGGATTTTATAAAGTTAAAACTTCATAACCAATAATGAATCAAATTGGACGTGCTTAATTTATCCGTATCTGGAAGAGATATTGATGTTATATTGATCTATGTAACAATTGATGATATATTGTAAGAGAAATTGATGGTCAAAGTATACCTCAGAGACTTTTTAAAATCCTAATATGCCTAATAAAAATGAAtggagggatttttttttttggagtggTTAGAGCTATAATGATATGCAAGCCTTACTAAATCTGAGCGATCATGTTTTTTCTGGTCATAAAACAAGCCTCTGAATTGTATGTGGATAATGTTATGCACTCTGTTGATAAACATATAACTGGGAAAGTAAGCAATGGATTCTATGAATGAACTGCTTTACCTTCACTAGGCTGAAGGTCAAATATTGAGTTTCCTGAATTACCACCATGGCTTCATTACTTGTCAATACAGTCTGCAACCTACAGGCAAAGCTTTGAATTAAACTTTGAACTGTTTGCAGTTACTCAGACTTTCTTACATATGCTTAGCTCTCATTACAGTGACACCTAAACTAAAACAGTTGCAAATCATCCCATGTTTTAATAACTAATAGTTGGTTAGCAATAAGAATCTGAGCCTGCTTCTGTTATGTCTTATTTCAACAATAAATTTCATTGTCATAGTAATTCACCTATCCTCTATGTTTTGTTTAATTTTCTGTTACCTACACTTGTGGAGAATATCCCGGCATGCTATATAATTGAACAATGCCACTGAAGTTCAATTTTTCCAAAAAACTGCACTAACACCGCAGGAGTAACAGATATTGAGAAGCACAATTACTGGCAGAAAAAATGCTGGTATATTTAGCTTTACTGTTCACTAAGCAACAACTGTTGCTGTTGCAGGCTTCACAGTCCCACTGAATGCATGCTGTGGAAGTGATGCTCCATATAATTGTTCCCCATCAATATTGTGTGGACGGCCTGGATCTACAGTGTGCTctgacccatcaaagtacatctCATGGGATGGTCTACACTTCACTGAGGCGAGTTACAGAGTCGTCATTCAAGGAGTACTAGGGGGTTATGCCATTCCTCCTCTTTCAGAAACTTGCAAGGGTGGAGAATTCAAAGTATCCCAACTTCACCAATGTACAGATAATCCAACAAACACTGTAACATATGATACTTTGAGCTCTTTTATTTAATCTGCTGAGCTCAAGTGCGTTTAGAGTCCtggtaaaaaaaattgtgcattTGGAGTTATAATGAGCAGTATAGATGTTGCAAGGCCCTGCTGCATCTTGGACACGTCTCAAAGTTGAGAAGAGGTCCAGTGATCTGGAGTCATGTAGTTCTTGATACACGTTGCTGCtgcaagaaggaaagaaaagaaaggagattTTGTAGTGCAGAAATTCACAATCGTTTTGTGCATTGCTTTGCTCAGCTCATTTTTTAGCAGCTTACTGCAGtaggaaatgaaaaggaaagcaTAAGTTTACAGTCTGCAGGTGATGATACTATATAGGAAACTAGATTTATGATTCAGCTCCTGAAGGCAATGTATGCAGTACTATATATGGGCTCAATTGCCTTTCAATAGATACAAGCATATAGTACACGTAGCTTTATTGATTGGCATTCTCACTTAATTCATCATTCAATGTTTATTTTGAAAACCGAAATTCTGGGATCTCTGGCCTTCAATTAGATGTTTACAGTTCAAATTTCTTTGTATCGTTGCTGCCATTATCTAAAAGTTATATTACCTAGAATGTTGCTGTTGTTATCCAATAACGTACAGTCGTACAGAGTAGTTGTGATCTGCTAGCTGCAAGAATTCAGGATCGATTGGCCTTGACCATGGAAATCTAagcctgttcgtttcagcttatcagccggtttatcagctatcaaatagtatttttctcttacaacaaatcaaccgtttcagcttatcagccggcttataagtccagccaaAGAgacctgttcgtttcagcttatcagccggtttatcagctatcaaatagtatttttctcttacaacaaatcaaccgtttcagcttatcagccggcttataagtccagccaaAGAGACCCCTAGATCGGCAAATTGGGTCCACCTACCAAGCAATAAGTTGTCAGTTTCAACTTAATGGTCAAGTGGCCATTGGGACAGTTCAAAATACTTGTCCCTGATATGCCAAAGCATGATTCGCAGAGGCAGGCAGATTTTACTTCTGGGTGTAAGATCACGCTATATGCTGAAATTGTCCAATTCGCACGGAAGAAACCACTTCAACTAGAACTACCACGGAGATTCTTTATCGGATTCTTAAACATAAGGagttaattactccctccgttttcaGAATATAACTAGTTTTATatttatcctaagtcaaatatttttatattttactaacaatatctctaaaaaaTAATTGTAAATAGAAAAGGTTACGTGTTATGATAGTGTTATAATGAATCTACTAACATCATACATTGTCAATCTTTATGCTTTTCTTTTGCTATCTGCAgtaaaaaattataaagatttgatttaggacaaacctaaaatTAACTATATTTTAGGATGGAATATGGGCTTCTCTATTTTGCACTTATAGTTTTAAAGTAAATAAACTTTGGACTACTGATTCCTTGCAGCAAAGAAAGAACTTATGTATCTGGCAGTTGAATTACAAGATGACCTAGAATTCGGTTAGATCTGAAAATGAATATTAAATGGGACATGACTTTCTCACAATGTAACAAATTCAACTTGCTTATGTACCATATGAGATAAACCTCTTAAAAATTTTAATAGACAAGGGGTTTATATAGTAGCAACTAGCTGCCTGTTGAATTTTGAAAATGACCAGCAGTACAAAAGGCATCCGTTCATTGCAGTGGCCTGAATATCCTGTAAGAACAAGTCCTCGTTGGCCGGAAAAGCGTAAAGCTCGTTCAATTATAAGGATCAGCTGATTTATGATGAAAACAACATACGTTGTAAAGCATTGCAACCAAACAAATTTAGTgacgaaattaaaaatatcATAAAACTTCACCACGGCCAAACCATAAACATTACTAAATATTACACTGTTGTTTTGTAACGAAATACGTCATAAACTACAAATGGTCccacatgaaaaaaaataggaGGCAAAATAAAAACGAAAAATGCTCCACCCAGGAGTCAAACCTCCAACAAATCAAATGAGACTCAATGCTACCACTGTGAATTGAGTTCATATACGTGTCACCTAAAACTTATTTTTTATGCGTATATATGAATAAGTCTGGCACACGTGTCTGTCATAGGAGATGAGTTGCTGGAGTATGTTTTGGTACTTGACACGAGAAAAGCCTGATTTCCTGGCAAGTGGCAATGCTCTCCCGCAATCGGCAAAAAACAAATAGAGACGGTGgtggacctgttcgcttcagcttattcagccggcttatcagccaacaaacagtgttttcctctcacgcCACAGGACTAAACCACGGCGGAGCATCGAAGTTCGATGTCGTCACCATGGTCCATGGGGCACATCAACCCGATCAGTAATGTTGAATTTTCCTTATTTCTTATTTTGCAAGTTTTTTCAAATCGTAGGCAAAACTGCCAAGCTTTATTTGGAAACTTAACAATTAACATTTGACAAGTAATTAAATGTTGGATAAATGGTTGTGCACTATTTACCTGACGCATCTCGAAGGGGTCAAAGATTTCATGAAGTTTGTTCATGACGGGTATGATAAGGGTGAAGAAATGCTTTGATCATGTCGTACATGCATGAACGGGAGTAAGCACAAGCAAGAAGTGGTGCATCTTCGCTTACTTATGTTTGACATGGAAAGCATATATACACTAGGTGGATCAATCGTAAAGAAATTTGATGATAAAAATGCACATCATCTGGATGATGGGTTCAGCAACAAACATGCATAAACTATTTCTCAAAGTATGTGTTCGGATAGCCCAAAGTCTTGATAGTTAGCTCTAGGTCTTCCGGATAAAAAACAACGTTGATAAAGACGTGTAGGCGCACTAGTGGTAGGGCTTGCAGTTTTTCTTACATTTTTTTCGCTCAAACTCAAAGGGGAAACTTTGCttcttacctttttttttctttttgaggaaGCACGGGAGAACAATACAGAGCATCAATATGGTGGCATTCAGGAAAATGAACATATTGGTTGTCTTGAGGATGAAGGCCCTGATGATAGAGTTTTTGTATGATATAGGACAAGGATATATGGGCAACTGATGAACTTGATGGTCATGGGAAAATGTTTAAATGTCTAATAGAACATTTAAACCAAAATTTTCATTTGGTAAGCTAATGAGCTTGATGGATCTAGCCATATATGATTTTCCATTTAATGCGACATTGTTGGTCCATCAAGCTCATCAGTTGTTGTCCAAGCCACCGGGACGTTTGTGATCATATCCAACATTCCTGATCACACACATCGGCTTTGGCAACGTCACTGTTATAAAATAATACATAATTATTCTTACAAACATATATAGATTGAATCATAGCTAAATCCCATATCACTAATGTACTTCATTGCTCCATCGTAAATTTGCTCAGATCGATGCATCCATAGACGCCCCGGTGGTCTGAAAATGGGGCTTTAACGGTGTAAGGATCGGGCCACGACCCATTGTCAGGCCTAGTTGCGGGTCGTGTTCTGGCTCTCCGTCGCGCTCGTCGTCGGCGATCCTGCAGTCGCTAGGCGGCGTGCAAAGCAGCTGCGGCGTCTCGTCGATGGCGCCGTGGCTGGTGTACGCGCTCCTGCAGGCGCTCCAGCACCGCGACGTGACGTCCGGGGAAGTTGTCCGCGTCGCGTCAGCAATACTCGGCCTGCTGGGTGCTGGCTCCCTCGTGCATAGCCGCGTCACTTCGACCACAACGTGTTCGTCTGTTCGAGCGCACGCACCGGTTTGCCGGCTGGAGCGCGCTCGCGCTGCTTATCTGGGCAATCTACTCAGCAGCCATCAGTGGAGCCCTTGTCTTTGTTGCTGTAGCTGCTGCCACTCCGTATCTGCTGCTCTTATCTCGTCGAAAGGAGGATAAGCACTTGTGGCAGGTCAATAACACCAAATGGGCACAATTCAATAATTCATCAGACTACATAATTATGTATATAAAAtaatacacaattattcttACTGATAATTATTCTTACAAACATAATTATTCTTGCAATTTTTGGTCATATAGAtaaagg
This window encodes:
- the LOC101766962 gene encoding GDSL esterase/lipase At1g28590 is translated as RHFLLSVPDDFPDPARNLPYGQTFFGRPSGRYSDGRNLLDFFAEAFGLPFVPPYLGGGDFQYGANFAVGGATALNGSFFRERGVEPTWTPHSLYEQIQWFKKLLPSIAPSETERSDIMSNSLFFVGEVGGNDYNHLIVRDKSLDELHELVPNVVGAISSAITDLTSLGANKLVVPGNFPIGCVPLYLSIFPSQKEDYYDEQTGCIKWLNEFAEYHNSMLQEELERLRNLYPDVTIIYADYYGASLNIFRAPLQFGFTVPLNACCGSDAPYNCSPSILCGRPGSTVCSDPSKYISWDGLHFTEASYRVVIQGVLGGYAIPPLSETCKGGEFKVSQLHQCTDNPTNTVTYDTLSSFI